Within the Miscanthus floridulus cultivar M001 chromosome 17, ASM1932011v1, whole genome shotgun sequence genome, the region taatttagaacgaatttAGTAATTTCTTGTAACAAAATAGACTTCTATTTTCTTTGTTACAATTATCTAAGCTCATGCACAAACAGTCAGGCTCACCTGGACAAATTTTTTTAGGGCACCTACCTACACAATGCCCCCTGCTCCCGCTCACATATACGACACAGTAACAAACGCCTCACGGTGTCGCCAGTCGTCACTTTCATTTCATATATCCATCCATTCTCTCTCCAAAACAAACACCCGATTAATCAGCAGCGGAGGTGAGACAGACGAGGAAAAAAGCAAAAAGCCTGTTGAAACTAGGAGGAAGCTGTGGGAGTCGTCGAAGACGAAGGCTAGGGCCGAGGAGCAAAGGATATACTCTCGGAGCTAGCCTTGGAGCCAGGGGTTGAAGAACCGGAGCGGCCGCCGGCGTCGCATCCTACTCTGATCTTCGCGGAAGGGAAAGAAAATTAAAGGTACATATACCTTCCTCTCACTCCTCGCCCATAGGCGGCAGCGTCGGATCCGAATTGAATGCTTGATGATATGCTTCTCATTCTGCCATTTCTCGctcttagtttttttttctcatcTATCTATTGGGCACGCTGAGATATGGATCTCTTAATTAGTCCTGGATCTTCCTCCTCCCGTAGAGAGATAGATAGATGGCCGCCTCGTCAGCATCATCGGTGCCGGTCGTCTCCACGGGATCCGTGATCACTGTGGCCTCGCCGCCGCCTTCGGGTGGTGGTGGCTCGATCTCTGCCGGTAGcacaggcggcggcggtggcacaggcacaggcacaggGTCGCCGTGCGCGGCGTGCAAGTTCCTGCGGCGCAAGTGCCAACCGGACTGCGTGTTCGCGCCCTACTTCCCGCCGGACAACCCGCAGAAGTTCGTGCACGTGCACCGCGTCTTCGGCGCCAGCAACGTGACCAAGATCCTCAACGAGCTCCACCCCTACCAGCGCGAGGACGCCGTCAATTCGCTCGCCTACGAGGCGGACATGCGCCTCCGCGACCCCGTCTACGGCTGCGTCGGCGTCATCTCCATCCTCCAGCACCGCCTCCGTCTCGTCCAGCAggagctcgcccgcgccagcTACGAGCTGTCCAAGTACCAGGTGATACACACGTACATACATACACCTCTCTTCCTGTCTATACATGTCGACCTCAGTTACCATGTCGGCCTGTACCTGTCCATGTTCTAATAAGTACGAGCGCGCTGCATTTTTCGGTGTAGGCGGCGGCGGCTGAAGCCGCGGCGGCCTCTGTGGCCGTGGGATCCCATGGTGCGGCAGCAGGGATGGCAGCAGATTTCGTAGGCAACGCAGTGGCCAATTGCACGCAAAACTTTATCAATGTCGGGCACTCCACGGCGGCGGCGTCGATCACTGGCGCTGGGTCCTTCATGCAGCAAGACAACTTCGCCTCCGTGCAGATGCTGGTCAGGAGCTACGAAGGTGAAGGTGGAGCTGCGAGGGTGGGCATGAACGGAGGTGGAGGCTATGGCGGCTTCGCGTACTCGTCGGCCATGGGCGTGGGGCATGGTGGTATAGTGTCTGGTCGGCAGCAGATCAACGGTGGACAGTTCTTGAAGCCCAGCACGACCGGCGGGGATGACCAGCCCACTGCCACGCAGTAGTCAAGTGTCGTCTGATCTTTGTCAGGTTCGGTTCTATGCTGCTATTCATATAGAGGATCTTTCTTCCGTAATTTCTGTGTATTATTTCCCTTTACAATATACTATCTACTAGCAATAATAATCGCTATTATTATCCATGACAATATATATTTTGTTGTAGCAAGACGATGCATGCATGCCTTCATAGGATTACAAAATATTGGTCTGTCCAAATGGTTTATAATTTACTAATTTAATTAAAAATAAAGTTGCACGGGCACGGTGCTAATCTGTTTATCATATATAACCTTATTCATGGCTAATTTCGTAATACCCTTGCCTTGCTAAAACCGGAGTCTCAATACCCTGGCATTGGGATTCTAGAAAAGCTCATCTTGATTAACCTGCCTCTATGCAAATCCTAGATGTTGCCTATCTACAAACATATTTGTTTAGAAATGAGCGGGTGAGTGGAGACTGCGATAATCAGAGTTTGGACTTTGTTCCTTTCCTCCACAATCGTTTTGTTGGTTCTAATCATAATTGTATTACCTATATATGACTATCATATGAATGTATGTAGAGATAAAGCTTATTAGTTTCAACAAAAAAATATAATTGAAATAATTAAGTACAAGTCTAGGTATAAAATAGATTAAAGCGCACAAAATAACCAATTTGCACACAAACAATTATAACACTAAAATAAATATGGTGTGTATAGAAACATTATATTCCCTAATTTGAGTATATGAATAGTAAACATAAATATCATGTGCATGCACACCAGGACAATGTTATATTATAGTATGTGCCTCTAATAAGAATATTCTCAGGTGTGTCCTTAAAAACTTATATCAATCAACTCATAAATACTATTAAATCTCAAAAACTTATTGAAAAGTAGTGTTTGAACTATTTGTGCCTTCAAGACCATTACATTTTAGAAGACTGATATTACATGCCATAACATGCATTGAAATATAACATTTAAGATGCTCTAAGAAAGCACCTACCAACATTTTAATATCATAACTTGATAAGTAATTTAATATAAGAATTGtagtatataaattatatataatATCAAACATATAATATAATAATTCTTTATTTGTCATATAGCTCTGAATATTATTATCCCAATCCCTCTACATTGTTGTAATATTGGGTTCACCAAAATGGGAAATTGTATTTACATGGTTCttattaaacactatattttatTATAGTAAAAGTAAATTACTTTAATATCTTGTGAATTGATAGGCAATGTCTTAACATCATAATTCCAACAAATTCATTGGTATTCAAATGTGAAGAATTTGTGTGGCATACGTTCTCTAAAATATTTATATATCTAGCATGCAAAAATTACAGATTACGGCAATGTATACATGTAAATGTTAAATTGTTTTAACTTTTGGTACTAATAAAACATAATTGTTATATGAAAAGTGCTAATGATGTAGTTTATTTACGAGTTTTTGTAGCATCATCTTTTATGCAAGATTTCATACTTACTAATAATATGCAGGTCATGAATACTGAGGCAAAGATGTCAACATGCTAAATTAACCACTTGATGAGGACGTGAAGACTAAATTAAGTGCAAGATACAAGCATCCTTTATAATATAGATAGTAAAAGAAACGAGTCCTTTATTTTGTGCTTGTTGGTTTAAATTGTTGATGTAGTTCACAAAGTCGACTTGAATGTTGCTCCATGTTTGTGTTTGAGTTATGTTGTTGCTTTGTCTCCAGATGTACTTGTATATGGAGCTTTGACTTTAATCTAGTGAAAATAATATAAAGCTAAGTTATTCTACGGAGCTTGACATTGATAACAAAATACTAGAATTTTAAACACATTCACATTATTTTTTTATTAGGCATGTGAATTTTTACACCAAGCACATGCATTTAATTTGATTTACTCTGACAAAATTAAATCTTCACTTTATGTACCATAGCTAGTCCATTTTGATTGCACGAAGATATACTCGATACGGAgatgatttatttatatataaataaatgttGAGCATAGAAGTTCAGGAAGGTTTATAGCGTACCAAAACATGAGAGAATCTGTTTCCCCATGTTTTTGCACTTAGCATGCTCCAATACAGAAGTACTGATCGCCCGAAGATCCTCGATATAGATGATGTCTGTATGCAAAATTAGAGCTGAATATTGCAGTAGGTCAAGTGGTCAACAGGCAGGACTTTCCTGTTTTAACGTAACGGGCAaaattagcccttgtttagttcgtgaaatttgggaattcgggttactgtagcactttcgtttttatttgacaattagtgttcaatcatggactaattagactcaaaacgttcgtctcgtaatttccaaccaaactgtgcaattagtttttgttttcgtctacatttaatgctccatacacgtatcgcaagattcgatgtgatggatactgtagcactttttgagaaaagtCTTCGCGAACTAAACCAGGGCTTAATGTAGCAAACAAATATAACGTAACGGGCAGCTAGGTAGGTACGagtagcatgcatgcatgcatgacgcCAGAGAGACTCATAAAAGCCAAGTCAAACCTTGACCAGTGTCGTGGCCTTGCCTGAATGAAACCCAAAAAGGAGTATGATGACACAGGCCAAATATATATGTATAATAATAGGGGTACGTATAGCTTCCATGCATAGCAGCTTTGAGAAAATACAGACAGAAATGTAGGCACATGCAGTAGTCTCATCAACGCCATGGCACTCGATCGACTTGTACCGGGTTTGTTATGATTCGATCTGATCCACAACACAAGCTAAGCCGGCAAACCGCCCCAGAATATTAAGGGTTAGCTGCTTCGTATCATTGCTGATTCGTTTACGTAGGAGAGAAatattgttggctggtttgtgtaaACAGTGTTTACGTGAGAGGGCTGGTCAGCCAGCCGATCCAACTCGATCCGAAACAACAGTCTTGGCGCGGAAAAAAGAACAATCTGAAACAACAGTCTTGGCGCTAAAAAATGCAGCTATGCTCCACGCAAAAATAGCCATAGCTGCTTGGCTAGCTAGCTGCACGCTGGCCGCACGAAAGTAGTGGCCACTGTGCTGGTgtagcatgcatgcatatgcatgctgtTGCAGATACTGCAGCAGGGCAACTAACTAGTTGGCTAGTCGCAATGCCAATTGCCGCTGCGAAGAAAAGCTGATCAGGACTAGTACTAACTCAGGAGTGAgtgactagctagctagctagaacCATGCGTGTAGTGTGAATGGGGCAGAGAATGTTTGGATTCAGCTACTAAAATTTAAGAGGTGTGTCAAAAAGACGGTGTAtgaggtgtttggatactaataaaaaatagtactccacgagataaattttttaagcctaattaatccgtcattagcacatgttactatagcaaaacattgtcaaatcatgaactaattaggctcaaaatattcgtctcgcaaattagtcgtaaactatataattagtttcataattaatctatatttaatactcatgCATATGTCTAAATATTCATTGGGCCAACCACTAAAATTTAGGCCCAACACCCCCTGCACGACGGTAGGAGTCGTCTGCACTCCGTTTGTCTCAGCTCTACTAGCTGCTCCTCCCTCTATAGGCTAGAGGGCAGAAGGCATTTTGCAGAGCGAGGGCGACAGGAGAAACAAAACAACGAGAGTGGGCGGAGAGAGCAGGGGGGCAAGCGGCTGAAAGCAAGAATGCCGTCGTCGTACGTGTAGTGTATCAGTCTATCAGACATTCAATGCTCCGCTATTATTATTACTCCGTATTCCATACCCAACTCGAGGGCCCTGTCTCTATAAACAGCTTCAATTCTACCGCTGTTCAGAGTTTAACTATGGGCATGCAGCAAATCCATGAACAGATGAACTGCGTACGTATAGTTTTGGAGAGAAGCCAGAATGCACGCCAGGCCAGATCGCGACCAAACAGCGATGATGCATGCATGCCCAGCTGACATACTCTATCCCATCCCAGGGTTTAGAGCGCAGCGACTGCGTGCCCTGCGTTGGATGCGAATGCCCCGTGGGCCTCGCTGACACCGACTCTGTCGTCCCTGCTTCGTCATCAGCTAGGCCTCCTGATGCCGACTATACCCTGTCAGCGTCGCGGCGGGGGCCCAGATGAATGCGCCACGGAGTTAAAGCCCTCAACCGTCTCGGCGGGCGACTGATGCATGGACCATATTCATTCATCATATCCCAAGAGATCGACAAGAGGTCGGTCGATCCCATCCCATTCCGATCGGCCCTaataggccccgtttagttggcAGACCAAGTGGGCGCCGCCGGAATTGTGGTCCACTGTAGCGTagtgtagcatttcgtttgtatttggtaataattgtccaatcattgactaattagtctcaaaacgttcgtctcgtaaagtacaactaaactgtgcaattagtttttgatttcgtcaacattactccatgcatgtaccacaagtttgatgtgacggggaatcttctttttgtatagtgccaaagtttggattttgaggtaactaaacaagggctaagatTATATTGCCTCTGATCGATCACGTCGCTATCGTCCTCCCCCACATAGGCATATCAGAGAGACCCGCATGCATTTCTAGAGACGGCTGGTAATCTTTTGTAAGGACGATTTGTCCAGCCACTCCTACGTAagggtctctataaatcatgtatttgtagggatgGTTCTCAGGccgtccttacaaatcgatttgtaggggcggctgccgcccctataaatcgatttgtagggacggctgtagtactagccgcccctacaaacaggtattagaACCGCCCTTACAGTACGTTTTTccgtaaaaaaattcaaatttacaatttaaaATCACGTTGCCGACCGTCCCACGAccacgttccgaaccgcgttcgcgttgccaaacgcTCCGCGACCAACATTCAGAACcgcgttcacgttgccgaacgccccgcgaccagcgttctgaaccgtgttcgcgttgccgaacgccccgcgaccgcgactacaagcacaagagtattctataaactacaattacaagtccaattaataagaatatatacaatccatcattaaatatataaattccatacacattgttatcaacgtcctagagctagcctttcagtctcacgaaggtgttggtactgaggatttgtacctaactcagactctcggtcatggtagacgcctttaacgtgtacaatctggtccaatatgaagttgtaaaggtcgctgtcgatgcgggacccacaggataccccgcaagggagagagaagatctagtccaactaggattcttctcatgtaatcttagtagtagaactattaagtaatcctattaggaaatctcattgtaaaccgactaggactctggcctcctaactatataaaggagggcagggctcctgaggacAAAAAACAACACagcatatcacaatcaatccaacgcaaaggctaacaccgactggacgtaaggttattactcgatctacgatcgagggcctaaaccaggataaatcgactgtctcttgcattaaccatcgagttcagcatacgccgaagcccgaacatactgccccgggtacccccgtggtaggctatcggtggtgaaacatcgacagctggcgcgccaggtaggggctttcggcgactttgcatccgagagctcgatggacctcgacaacataatcttcccgacgggatcaactttcatcttcggctcatggatctgcgaggcagacaacaacggcaagcttcagggccatctcctcaaagatccagatcatcataaagaatttcctatttcaacaactacaacggatcagctcaccagaagattcgcgcagctcatagtatccgattcaaattcaagctccaaggcgaagttttatccgagtgctttcaagaaaccgagttcttttttggcaagattctagagcacaacccaaaacaactcggattaccctcagagttctttcaaaaagtcgagtttttttccatttgggctcgacaacatggcaaaatcctatcagggacagttcgaaagatctttcaatccaagattcgggataccactgacaggagctcaggagggtctcgtgctaacgataacatcgcaagactgtatcatccactggccaggttccgttcctaaaggtagcggaacccaactagtcggcacaacaacaatagctattctaccttaccaagaaggagactcgatctacgacaccgagacATCTACTAAaattatcagcgactccgacagcatgaaaactaacgccaataacagaacgactcacacacgagaagtgctcatggttcaacatccgcggtcaccattaaatcccccggaagcacccgatgtcagatcatcagatgaatcagaatccaacatatcaccctttgcccagggctgcgatggagaaaccgaaagtcagaaacaagctagagaaagaaaaaacaagttaaagcaagggcgccaacaccgtgctaggcagcgcaggaaagcttggatcagatatgagtcagaattggctgagtacgacaaaagaaaatcacaacgagaagtcgaaggaagacgcacggcaaatacgccttacgataagattcgagaagcattagaagaactcggagcaacttcacatcccggtaagaagtatgaacagctccaggacttgctccgatcgacgatcccgagaacgcatgaagagagagcttgatcaagactacccgccagatcaacaacccacaggcaagaagatcaaaatcaaaggaagtccgcttttgaaagacttgggccgggtggaagccatgacggaggaagtaggaaggaacataatcagggccaccgatttgaacaaccaaggaagactaggagtagggtacctacccagacaacctcgcaagattattcccatcagaacgacagttggccagaaaaaggtgccgaatctgaattcaaagaaaccaagacacacgacaggttcccctgttttgtgaacaggcttgcattggtacgattacctcacaaattcaaaccgtctaaccactccaagtatgatggcaaaactgaaccaaggcaatggctcagaatatattcataatcaattgaactagccggaggagacgacgatatcaaaaccatgttctttcccatggcactggaggccatgcccctccaatggttcgacaaactgaacccaggatctatcagaaattgggaggatttgcaaagagctttttgtgagaatttcgcaggaatcattacacacccaatcactcatgcagaactaaaaggactcaagcaaaagggaggtgaaagtctcaaaaattactatcgatgattcggcgaactacgagctcaagtgcatgacataaccgaacgagaagtaattgaagttttctctcacagaatcatggctaggtggcaatttcaagacttctgcaaagaaaatccgagaaacaatgaagaattcagatgaacagtagaaaagatgattactgcagaagaaaaaacacgagagaggttcccggacagaagcaaccaggacaactcggacaagcaaaatcactgaaatagcagacatcaagaaagaaaacgtagaccagacaatactgtggcaatggccgataaatcaaagaagttttccaaacccagaagatatgatgacattgaaaacatacgttgcccattgcaccctaatgggaggcacaccatcggaaattgctacactttcaatgatcgatacacaagaaaagatagtaaggaaaacaccaaagaggacaatcagaaaagagaagaagacaaccacgaggacaaagaattccaaaaacccagaggaacggtagcagtgatcttctcaggggctctggattgcagaagcaaacatcaagaaaaactagcactacggaccattatgatagcagaaccggctacaccaagatacctcaattggtcacagtatcctatccaatttaccagagaagaccaatggactagcgtgggaaacgcaggccattatccactggttctagatccaactattgctggtatgaccgtcaccaaagtactaatcgatggaggagctggactcaacattatcttttcagaaactctaagaaaaatgggactacaactcgtcgggatgatcacgccaacaagcacacctttttacgagaatagtacccagcaaagcagccatgccactcggacaaattactttacccgttacttttggaactccttcaaactaccgaacggagtttatcaaatttgaggtcgctgacttcgattcgtcatatcatgcaatcctcggacgtccagcactggccaaattcatggcaataccacattatccgtacttactgcttaaaatgccaggacccaacggtatcctttctcttcaaagcgatttgaagcgtgcttttgactgcaacgttcaggcgatccaaattgcagctaaagcacaagccaacaatggaagaaaagaaatagccgcaatcgctgcagagacaagccaagaagaattagaaataccggctaaaaagcccagcatcatcgcaccaccaaaagaagccgacgtcaagcaaattgacttaggcacaggcgatgcctccaagacagcaaccatcagtgctcacctctcggcaaaataggaactcgcgctcaccaactttcttcgagacaacaaagatatcttcgcttggaagccggccgacatgccaggagtcccaagggagttggctgagcacagaattgatgttaatgaaagctccaagcctgtaaagcaatggctacgacgattctcacccgacaaaaagacagcaattaaaaaggaaataacaaaactaatggcagccggattcatcagggaaatccttcatccagactggctagcaaacccggtccttgtgcagaagaaaaacacggacgaatggcgcatgtgcgtcgactacatagatctcaacaaacattgcccaaaagatccgttcgggctaccacgcattgaccagataattgactcaacagcaggatctgcactattatcttttctcgattgctattcagggtatcaccagatcgcactaaaagaacaagaccagagcaagacatctttcatcaccccgtttggtgcctactgctacaagaccatgtcgtttggactaaagaacgctggcgccacgtaccaaagagctatccaaacttgccttgggaatcaaatcggtgaaaatgtggaggcatatgtGGACGATGTAatagtgaaaacaaagaacccagacactctgattgaagatttaaagcaaaccttcgaaaacttgaagagatggagatggaaattgaacccaaacaaatgtgtatttggagctccctcaggacaactactcagatttttggtcagtcagcgcgggatcgaagccagcaccaagcaaattcgagctataacagaaatgggcccacctagaagtgtcaaagatgtgtagaaactaatAGGATGCATGGCGGTCCTCAAccgcttcatatcaagactcagcaaaaaggggttacctttctttaaactactaaagaagacagacaagttcgagtggacaatagaggccgacgaagctttcaaaaaacttaaagaatacctcacttcgttgcctgtcctgacacctccaaagaaagatgaagatatgatgctatatattgcggcgactcctaccgtaatcagcacggcaatagtcatagaaagagaagaacaagggcgcgtgtataaagtgcaatgtcccgtatactacatcagcgaagtactgtcagaatccaaaatccggtacccgcatgtacaaaaactactctacgctctactcatcacctcacacaagcttcgccactatttcgaaagccacaagattaccgtggtgacagattttccactcggagacatcctacacaataaagatgccacggggcgcatatccaagtgggcagttgaaatcggagctcttgacatcgatttcaccccacgaaaagcaatca harbors:
- the LOC136518588 gene encoding LOB domain-containing protein 6-like; the encoded protein is MAASSASSVPVVSTGSVITVASPPPSGGGGSISAGSTGGGGGTGTGTGSPCAACKFLRRKCQPDCVFAPYFPPDNPQKFVHVHRVFGASNVTKILNELHPYQREDAVNSLAYEADMRLRDPVYGCVGVISILQHRLRLVQQELARASYELSKYQAAAAEAAAASVAVGSHGAAAGMAADFVGNAVANCTQNFINVGHSTAAASITGAGSFMQQDNFASVQMLVRSYEGEGGAARVGMNGGGGYGGFAYSSAMGVGHGGIVSGRQQINGGQFLKPSTTGGDDQPTATQ